From the genome of Candidatus Baltobacteraceae bacterium, one region includes:
- the fliP gene encoding flagellar type III secretion system pore protein FliP (The bacterial flagellar biogenesis protein FliP forms a type III secretion system (T3SS)-type pore required for flagellar assembly.) — MDGLFAVAARGHATLPLDVLAGLAILAVVPFLLMMCTSFVRIVVVLSLVRSAIGASALPPNAVLSGLALVLTLVVMTPTLQRIDREAIEPYARGGLSQSQVLDRAAAPLRSFMLRQTRLADIALFERVAHRTSEPPARAPLIVLVPAFVVGELRGAFAIGFALYLPFVAIDLAVAAMLMGLGMMMLSPPVVSLPVKLLLFVMVDGWALICGGVAASFR, encoded by the coding sequence ATGGACGGACTCTTTGCCGTCGCCGCGCGCGGTCATGCGACGCTCCCGCTCGACGTGCTCGCGGGCCTCGCGATCCTGGCCGTCGTGCCGTTCTTGTTGATGATGTGCACGTCGTTCGTGCGCATCGTGGTCGTGCTCTCGCTGGTGCGCTCGGCAATCGGCGCCTCGGCGCTTCCCCCTAACGCCGTGCTCTCCGGTCTCGCGCTCGTGCTCACGCTGGTGGTCATGACGCCGACCCTGCAGCGCATCGATCGCGAGGCCATCGAGCCGTACGCTCGCGGCGGACTCTCGCAGTCACAGGTGCTCGACCGCGCTGCGGCGCCGCTACGTTCATTCATGCTTCGCCAAACCCGCCTCGCCGATATCGCGCTTTTCGAACGCGTCGCCCACCGTACCAGCGAACCGCCCGCGCGAGCGCCGCTGATCGTGCTGGTTCCGGCGTTCGTCGTCGGCGAACTTCGCGGCGCGTTCGCAATTGGTTTTGCGCTCTATCTACCGTTCGTGGCGATCGATCTCGCGGTTGCGGCGATGCTGATGGGCCTTGGAATGATGATGCTCTCGCCGCCGGTGGTGTCGCTGCCAGTGAAGCTGCTTCTGTTCGTCATGGTCGACGGCTGGGCACTCATCTGCGGCGGCGTGGCAGCGAGTTTTAGGTGA
- the fliN gene encoding flagellar motor switch protein FliN, with translation MSIDAKKLKDRGNLDVLLHVPLSVTAELGTCNMSVSEVLKLGAGSIIELDRLAGGPVDLMVNNKLIARGEVVAVDENFGVRITELISRPI, from the coding sequence ATGAGCATCGATGCGAAAAAACTCAAAGATCGCGGGAATCTCGACGTCTTACTTCACGTACCGCTCAGCGTCACGGCGGAGCTCGGGACCTGCAATATGTCGGTTTCCGAAGTGCTCAAACTGGGCGCGGGTTCGATCATCGAATTGGACCGGCTCGCGGGTGGTCCGGTCGACCTGATGGTGAACAACAAATTGATCGCCCGCGGCGAAGTCGTTGCCGTCGACGAAAACTTCGGCGTACGCATTACGGAACTCATCTCCCGCCCGATCTAA
- a CDS encoding aspartyl protease family protein has translation MPKRRTTCRTSSQVTQNIARAILRSTLLAAGIAALCGQTSSPPPLSTILANHLAALAALHLREPQTHQDSGTLDGAGVSGRFQEWQEGDKERRDELFGIRTERMLRVGDHLWEQNANGEIRELEGIVARRQITEDFIDSGLFARHPQYVHYVDRETLPDGRTIYQLRVAPPDGETYEVGIDANTWLIDEKAYADHDSLQIAIFSDYHVIDGFLIPFTEVDSDGDHAFDITSRVTSVSVDQPISPAIFDPFTPEVVENTAPVTIPFQERGGLIYTQVTIANKPYTFLIDSASQGDVFDPMLAAALGLHPEGSVEIRGAGRTTSPGVIETPPISLGGVVFPMHIATVVDMPSLLAMHVDGILGYPFFAAAELRFDPTRQTLTIAPPKSLPRDGTRIDVDTDRELPEVEGQLDNVPARLIIDTGDANELLVFKSFIDAHPGVIQLANFGPVSNSGIGGSVNAVGTIVDVLQLGPYRLFNRYADVVLGTTGAFADRNDGGNVGFGSLRNFVLTFDLSDHALYLQPAAGFNDGHARRVPD, from the coding sequence ATGCCGAAACGCAGAACTACGTGCAGAACGTCCTCGCAAGTTACGCAAAATATCGCGCGAGCGATACTCCGTAGCACGCTGCTCGCCGCGGGCATCGCGGCACTGTGCGGGCAGACGTCCTCTCCCCCGCCGCTCTCGACGATCCTCGCGAATCATCTCGCTGCGCTCGCGGCGCTGCATCTTCGCGAGCCGCAGACCCACCAAGATAGCGGAACGCTCGACGGCGCCGGCGTGTCGGGCCGGTTTCAGGAATGGCAGGAGGGCGATAAGGAGCGTCGCGACGAGCTCTTCGGTATCCGCACCGAGCGCATGCTGCGGGTCGGCGATCACCTCTGGGAACAGAACGCAAACGGCGAGATCCGGGAACTGGAAGGCATCGTCGCGCGGCGCCAGATCACCGAGGATTTCATCGACAGCGGCCTCTTCGCGCGGCATCCGCAATACGTGCACTACGTCGATCGCGAAACGCTGCCCGACGGCCGGACGATCTATCAGTTGCGGGTTGCACCGCCGGACGGCGAGACCTACGAGGTCGGCATCGACGCGAACACGTGGCTGATCGACGAGAAAGCCTACGCCGATCACGACAGTCTGCAAATTGCGATCTTCAGCGATTATCACGTGATCGACGGCTTCTTGATTCCGTTCACCGAAGTCGATTCGGACGGCGATCATGCCTTCGACATCACCTCGCGCGTGACCAGCGTCAGCGTCGACCAACCGATCTCGCCTGCCATCTTCGACCCCTTCACGCCCGAAGTGGTGGAGAACACGGCGCCGGTTACGATTCCTTTTCAAGAACGCGGCGGCCTGATCTACACGCAAGTCACGATCGCGAACAAGCCATATACGTTCCTGATCGACTCGGCCTCTCAAGGCGACGTGTTCGATCCCATGCTCGCCGCGGCGCTCGGGCTGCATCCGGAAGGATCGGTCGAGATTCGCGGCGCCGGCCGGACCACCAGCCCGGGCGTCATCGAGACCCCGCCGATTTCGCTCGGCGGCGTGGTCTTTCCGATGCACATCGCCACCGTCGTTGACATGCCCTCGTTGCTCGCGATGCACGTCGACGGCATCTTGGGATACCCGTTCTTCGCCGCTGCCGAGCTGCGCTTCGATCCGACGCGGCAGACGCTCACGATCGCTCCGCCGAAATCGTTGCCGCGCGACGGCACGCGCATCGACGTCGATACCGATCGGGAACTGCCCGAAGTCGAAGGGCAACTCGACAACGTCCCCGCCCGCCTGATCATCGATACCGGCGACGCGAACGAGCTGCTGGTGTTCAAGAGTTTCATCGACGCGCATCCCGGAGTGATCCAACTTGCGAATTTCGGGCCGGTCAGCAATAGCGGGATCGGCGGCTCGGTCAATGCGGTTGGAACGATCGTCGACGTGCTGCAGCTCGGACCGTACCGTCTGTTCAATCGATACGCCGACGTGGTCCTTGGAACGACCGGAGCGTTCGCCGATCGCAATGACGGCGGAAACGTCGGCTTCGGGTCACTGCGAAACTTCGTGCTGACCTTCGACCTCTCCGATCACGCGCTCTACCTTCAGCCCGCGGCGGGATTCAACGACGGTCACGCGCGCCGGGTGCCCGACTAG
- a CDS encoding lytic transglycosylase domain-containing protein → MDISSELAAVASRIEQITGSPVQLPGLPAPGPTDQTSSFAAMLQAQMNSGEVDSSLGDVAGAADAPAMIPPAQIDSLVGDNAEAQDVDPALLKAIIANESGFNANATSKVGAQGLMQLMPATAAALGVTNAYDPAQNVAGGTKYIKGLLDRFNGDVRLAVAAYNAGPGAVEKYGGVPPYAETQNYVQNVLASYAKYRASDTP, encoded by the coding sequence ATGGATATTAGCTCGGAACTCGCGGCGGTCGCGTCGCGCATCGAACAGATCACCGGCTCCCCGGTGCAATTGCCCGGCCTTCCCGCGCCCGGCCCGACCGACCAAACCAGCTCCTTTGCGGCGATGCTTCAAGCGCAGATGAACAGCGGAGAAGTCGATTCCTCGCTGGGCGACGTCGCGGGCGCCGCCGATGCTCCGGCGATGATTCCGCCGGCGCAGATCGACTCGCTCGTCGGCGACAACGCGGAGGCGCAAGACGTCGATCCCGCGCTCCTCAAAGCGATCATCGCGAACGAGTCGGGCTTCAATGCGAATGCGACCTCCAAGGTCGGCGCGCAGGGGTTGATGCAGCTGATGCCCGCAACAGCGGCGGCGCTCGGTGTCACAAACGCCTACGATCCCGCGCAAAACGTAGCAGGTGGCACCAAATACATCAAAGGGCTGCTCGACCGGTTCAACGGCGACGTGCGGCTCGCGGTCGCGGCATACAATGCCGGCCCCGGCGCGGTGGAGAAGTATGGCGGGGTACCGCCGTATGCCGAAACGCAGAACTACGTGCAGAACGTCCTCGCAAGTTACGCAAAATATCGCGCGAGCGATACTCCGTAG
- a CDS encoding EscN/YscN/HrcN family type III secretion system ATPase, whose product MSETRAMVGTAALGRAIDAFGAPLDGLPPIDGVRVRLERSVALPLQRRAVAQPLWTGVRCIDALLTIGRGARVGIFGAPGAGKSTLLEQVVRGAHVDAVAIGLVGERGREAQRWIELRNDRTTVICATSDRSAHERVRAAQLTMVHAQRLAAGGLHVLVLLDSLARYVYALREIAVGAGESVGRAGYPPSVFAAAARLVERAGAFSSGSITLLATVLSDGDDRDPVSEAARSLLDGHVVLSPRLAQAGRFPAIDVPASASRTMGEVIAPEHAAAAARVRAALARLDHFEDARSLGLEPSDPATIAAIRAETAIEALVRQDRRLESPARTLEALRESADMLEVTHGY is encoded by the coding sequence TTGAGCGAGACCCGTGCGATGGTGGGGACGGCTGCGCTCGGCCGCGCGATCGACGCCTTCGGCGCACCGCTCGACGGTTTGCCGCCGATAGACGGAGTGCGCGTGCGCCTCGAGCGAAGCGTCGCGCTTCCTTTACAGCGCCGCGCGGTCGCGCAGCCCCTCTGGACCGGCGTGCGCTGTATCGACGCGCTGCTCACGATCGGCCGCGGCGCGAGGGTCGGCATTTTCGGAGCGCCCGGCGCCGGGAAATCGACGCTGCTCGAGCAGGTCGTGCGCGGTGCGCACGTCGATGCGGTCGCAATCGGTTTGGTCGGCGAACGCGGCCGCGAAGCGCAGCGCTGGATCGAATTGCGCAACGATCGCACGACCGTGATTTGCGCTACGAGCGATCGCAGTGCGCACGAACGTGTGCGCGCCGCGCAACTGACCATGGTGCACGCGCAGCGTTTGGCGGCGGGCGGCCTTCATGTGCTCGTGCTGCTCGACAGTTTGGCGCGGTACGTCTACGCACTACGCGAGATCGCGGTCGGCGCCGGCGAGAGCGTCGGACGGGCGGGCTATCCGCCCAGCGTCTTCGCCGCCGCGGCGCGGTTGGTGGAACGGGCCGGTGCGTTCTCGAGCGGTTCGATCACGCTGCTCGCAACCGTTCTGAGTGACGGCGACGACCGCGATCCGGTCAGCGAGGCCGCGCGCTCGCTGCTCGACGGACACGTCGTTCTTTCGCCTCGGCTGGCCCAGGCGGGACGCTTCCCTGCGATCGACGTCCCGGCAAGTGCGAGCCGGACGATGGGCGAGGTCATCGCTCCCGAGCATGCGGCCGCGGCGGCGCGTGTCCGCGCCGCGCTTGCTCGGCTGGATCACTTCGAAGACGCTCGCTCGCTCGGTTTGGAACCATCCGATCCCGCCACGATTGCGGCCATTCGAGCGGAAACCGCGATCGAAGCACTCGTCCGGCAGGACCGCCGGCTGGAGTCGCCGGCCCGTACCCTAGAGGCTTTGCGCGAAAGCGCCGATATGTTGGAAGTAACCCATGGATATTAG
- a CDS encoding FliH/SctL family protein: MPSSFVPLAVWLRPTIEQEVPALAEPSAVEEAPAAEPADQTDAELVLDICARVRRFRAMLDDALEHCVQELLREIAVDVVGRELQSAPADIDAIVRRARERCSQSPPLAVRVHPSQAQLLRLDVPVLADPRLRSEDVMIDVHAGSIDATLGVRIERLLEEFDR; this comes from the coding sequence ATGCCTAGCTCGTTCGTCCCGCTCGCCGTATGGCTTCGTCCGACGATCGAGCAGGAGGTTCCGGCGCTCGCCGAGCCTTCCGCGGTCGAGGAAGCTCCGGCCGCTGAGCCGGCGGATCAAACCGACGCGGAACTCGTCCTCGATATCTGCGCGCGCGTGCGGCGCTTTCGCGCGATGCTGGATGATGCGCTCGAGCATTGCGTACAGGAGCTCTTGCGCGAGATCGCGGTGGACGTCGTGGGACGCGAATTGCAGAGCGCACCGGCGGATATCGACGCGATCGTCCGGCGCGCGCGCGAGCGGTGCAGCCAAAGCCCGCCCCTCGCCGTGCGCGTGCATCCTTCCCAGGCGCAATTGCTTCGGCTCGACGTTCCGGTTCTCGCCGACCCGCGGCTGCGCAGCGAGGACGTCATGATCGACGTGCACGCCGGTTCGATCGATGCGACGCTAGGCGTGCGGATCGAACGCCTCCTCGAGGAATTCGATCGTTGA
- a CDS encoding flagellar M-ring protein FliF C-terminal domain-containing protein: protein MHQLQPVLAGIRALPVSVRSAAIAAIVLLAGFALIAALLGHPDRVALFAAPLHTEQLSEVQDQLAAWNVPFTPSADNVIVDAARRNDLLLRLSLAGIPHAHVETTGEALANVGVLTPAAVIDAQTRSGLAGDIEVALRSVDGVDDAWVIVAPAQQAEFADESTHPATASVRLQLHPGAVLSRDAVAGIRRFVAASVAGLDAASVTILDDRGVALGDGTSADDPSSLQAALQSALDAALGGGVAIVRVHAEYTHATTEDRETQRSAAGADPIERAQSSESYDGGGKKYSKNDEHDERGTDTREWITHADPGALARVSTAIFVDSARAPDLAKVRELAAATVGYDPRRGDVLTVQAVAFHHGLVQKHDGWFLLYGAIVPLLPALAIVAGLLAFGRYLLPSVNAVIRAALEREGIARTTRSVAGYAPARVRGALANEPPHAAAAIISALPAATAAAVLELYPQHEREAIVKRMQRVHSSVIPSAEELLARHA from the coding sequence ATGCACCAACTGCAGCCGGTGCTGGCCGGAATCCGTGCGCTTCCGGTCTCGGTTCGGAGCGCCGCGATCGCGGCAATCGTGCTGCTGGCGGGATTTGCGCTGATCGCCGCCCTGCTCGGTCATCCCGATCGCGTCGCGCTCTTTGCGGCGCCGCTGCATACCGAGCAGCTTTCCGAGGTGCAGGATCAGCTCGCTGCCTGGAACGTTCCGTTCACGCCGAGCGCGGACAACGTGATCGTCGACGCGGCGCGGCGAAACGATCTGCTCTTGCGGCTCTCGCTTGCCGGCATTCCGCACGCGCATGTGGAGACGACCGGCGAGGCGCTCGCAAACGTCGGCGTTCTGACGCCTGCGGCCGTGATCGACGCGCAGACGCGCAGCGGACTCGCCGGCGACATCGAGGTCGCGCTGCGCAGCGTCGACGGTGTCGACGATGCGTGGGTGATCGTCGCACCGGCGCAGCAGGCCGAGTTTGCGGATGAGAGCACGCATCCGGCTACCGCGAGCGTACGCTTGCAGCTTCATCCGGGCGCCGTGCTTTCACGCGATGCCGTTGCCGGAATTCGCCGGTTCGTCGCGGCCTCGGTCGCAGGACTCGATGCCGCGAGCGTCACGATCCTCGACGATCGCGGGGTGGCGCTCGGCGACGGCACATCGGCGGATGACCCTTCCTCGCTTCAAGCGGCGCTTCAATCGGCGCTGGATGCGGCGCTGGGCGGCGGCGTTGCGATCGTTCGCGTCCATGCCGAATACACGCATGCAACGACCGAAGATCGCGAGACACAGAGATCCGCAGCCGGCGCGGATCCGATCGAACGGGCGCAGAGCAGCGAGTCCTACGACGGCGGCGGCAAGAAATATTCGAAGAACGACGAGCACGACGAGCGCGGAACCGATACGCGCGAATGGATTACGCATGCCGATCCCGGCGCGCTCGCGCGGGTGTCGACCGCGATTTTCGTCGATTCCGCCCGCGCGCCGGACTTGGCGAAGGTGCGCGAACTTGCCGCTGCGACCGTCGGCTACGATCCGCGGCGCGGTGACGTCCTCACGGTGCAGGCAGTCGCATTCCATCACGGCTTGGTACAGAAGCACGATGGATGGTTCTTGCTCTACGGCGCGATCGTGCCGCTCTTGCCCGCGCTCGCGATCGTCGCCGGTCTGCTCGCGTTCGGACGCTATCTTCTCCCGAGCGTGAACGCGGTGATTCGTGCGGCACTCGAGCGCGAGGGCATTGCGCGCACGACGCGCTCGGTAGCGGGCTATGCGCCGGCGCGGGTACGCGGAGCGCTCGCCAACGAGCCGCCGCACGCGGCAGCCGCGATCATCAGCGCGCTTCCCGCCGCTACGGCCGCGGCCGTACTCGAACTCTATCCGCAACACGAACGGGAGGCGATCGTCAAGCGCATGCAGCGCGTGCACAGCTCGGTGATCCCGAGCGCCGAGGAGTTACTGGCTCGTCATGCCTAG
- a CDS encoding flagellar hook-basal body complex protein FliE, which yields MRVELLQPDTASPTTPAEARDETGFARALDQVGKVLSDATSAEDAYANGGGSLQDAVYRRAQADVTIAVATAAVQRAAQAVQTVMNLQI from the coding sequence GTGAGGGTTGAGTTGCTGCAACCGGACACGGCATCGCCGACGACTCCTGCGGAAGCCCGCGACGAGACCGGGTTCGCGCGCGCGCTCGATCAGGTCGGCAAGGTGTTGTCCGACGCCACCAGCGCGGAGGACGCGTATGCGAACGGCGGCGGATCGCTGCAAGACGCAGTCTACCGGCGGGCTCAGGCCGACGTCACGATCGCGGTCGCCACCGCGGCAGTGCAGCGGGCCGCGCAGGCCGTTCAAACCGTAATGAACCTCCAAATATAG
- a CDS encoding flagellar basal body rod C-terminal domain-containing protein, whose amino-acid sequence MIDLLAAAAGAMDAQRAALDVCARNVAAAEAAGPNGSYGRLVPDFRIEDDGDGGALVHFAGSHEERGTNVDVITEMIAVMNASRAYESDASLFDVGKTLEERTIDMGRVS is encoded by the coding sequence ATGATCGATTTGCTCGCCGCCGCGGCCGGCGCAATGGACGCACAGCGAGCCGCCCTCGACGTTTGCGCGCGCAACGTCGCCGCGGCGGAAGCCGCCGGTCCAAACGGAAGCTATGGCCGTCTCGTTCCCGATTTTCGCATAGAGGATGACGGCGACGGCGGCGCGCTGGTGCACTTTGCCGGTTCACACGAAGAACGCGGAACCAACGTCGACGTGATCACGGAGATGATCGCGGTGATGAACGCTTCGCGCGCCTACGAATCGGACGCGTCGCTCTTCGACGTCGGCAAGACGCTCGAAGAGCGCACGATCGATATGGGCCGCGTCTCGTGA
- a CDS encoding efflux RND transporter permease subunit: MKFSLTRLFINRPTLVFVIVSLMMFAGILSTITIVKELYPDVSQPTVTISVQYNGASVTEMRDEIVQPIEQNLAGTQDLQTINSVVQQGQASISAIFYLTSDTATDLALTNKAVQAAEKYLPTNLTPPTVNLYDPTESTVVVLALYSQKLSLNNLSLYAQNVIAPQLEQVPGISFANVGGVVTPAYEVQVDPTKLAANNVTLNDVINTISADNQRVPGGFAYEPNRQTTIEVRGDITSLDQVRNLPIIVSGTSTQANELPGQVANINGGLSSLPGEVDPWTASDAVVRVGDVATVTSGYEPRLQVAHISGKLGLFLQIQKTAQASEVDASNNVIAQLPEVERRFPEISFRVIHVQSKFTEQQIGIVVRTLTEAMLLTALAMMFFLRSWRSSIVVCVSIPTSLAIAITAMKLMGLTLDTVSLLGMSLVIGILVDDSTVVLENIERHFRELKQTPEDAAVSGREEIGAAAVVITLVDVVVFFPIAFIQGQVGRQLSEFGIVVVISTLTSLFVSFTITPTLAGLWALKSHWKPWRPIDWFGERFDALRTWYTQRALPWGMEHGRLVAVFCLATFVIAISMVAFGVVGEEFVPATDRGEIYVQVSYPIGTPLTTVEKGVFAYEKKILSYPDIFANTAVAGAYSASFGGFVSQQNVGQIHIWLKDDRKHSTSYWVTEFQKLAKTTFPPEVSAVVVPSTSTRGGNSQPVDFLVTDLTGGDPTPYAVKVLDALKTVKGATSVNSSGTALTPEISIEFNREKAEALGVDVGQAAQAAGAAFGGNVATQFETTSGLEQVQVIYPPQDQTNLDILRNVPIRASNGSIVYLGDIATFASTPTPPLMTRTDRNTVIHIDSNVAPNSSLSAVENALEKKIPSLHLPPNIVVRPAPLGQQDFMHQVLVGIGTSMIISVILVYLLMVALYNSYLSPFVIIFSVPVAAIGAITALLITHKTLNLFSLIGTILLIGIATKNGILLVDYANTLRERGRGKLDAIMESAHTRFRPIIMTSFSVVAGNLPLALALDPGSESRSSLGIVVIGGVLSSLVLTLLLIPNVYMWVAPSDERFREAWHLKQQQKRGGAPSEPEPAATH, from the coding sequence ATGAAATTCAGCCTGACCAGGCTTTTCATCAACCGGCCGACGCTCGTCTTCGTGATCGTGTCGCTGATGATGTTCGCCGGCATCTTGAGCACGATCACGATCGTCAAGGAGCTCTATCCCGACGTCAGTCAGCCGACGGTCACGATTTCGGTTCAGTACAACGGCGCCTCCGTTACCGAGATGCGCGACGAGATCGTGCAGCCGATCGAGCAGAATCTCGCCGGAACGCAAGACCTGCAAACGATCAACTCGGTCGTGCAGCAAGGCCAGGCGTCGATCTCCGCCATCTTTTATCTCACCTCCGACACCGCTACCGATCTCGCGCTGACGAATAAAGCGGTGCAGGCGGCAGAGAAATACCTTCCGACGAATCTCACGCCGCCGACGGTGAACCTGTACGATCCGACCGAATCGACGGTGGTCGTCCTGGCGCTGTATTCGCAGAAGCTCTCGCTCAATAACCTCTCGCTCTACGCGCAAAACGTTATCGCGCCGCAGCTCGAACAAGTACCGGGAATTTCATTCGCGAACGTCGGCGGCGTCGTGACCCCAGCCTACGAGGTCCAGGTCGATCCGACTAAGCTCGCGGCGAACAACGTGACGTTGAACGACGTCATCAACACGATCTCGGCCGACAATCAGCGCGTTCCGGGCGGCTTCGCCTACGAACCGAACCGGCAAACGACGATCGAAGTGCGCGGAGACATCACCAGCCTCGATCAGGTCCGCAATCTGCCGATCATCGTCTCCGGCACGTCGACGCAGGCGAACGAGCTTCCGGGCCAGGTCGCGAACATCAACGGCGGCCTCTCGAGTCTGCCGGGAGAGGTCGATCCGTGGACGGCGAGCGACGCGGTCGTGCGCGTTGGCGACGTCGCAACCGTGACGTCGGGATACGAGCCGCGGCTGCAGGTCGCGCACATCAGCGGGAAGCTCGGACTCTTTCTCCAGATTCAAAAGACGGCTCAGGCGAGCGAAGTCGACGCATCGAACAACGTGATCGCTCAGCTTCCCGAAGTCGAGAGGCGGTTCCCGGAAATTTCATTCCGGGTCATCCACGTCCAATCCAAATTTACCGAGCAGCAGATCGGTATCGTGGTACGGACGCTGACCGAAGCGATGTTGCTGACCGCGCTCGCGATGATGTTCTTCCTGCGCTCGTGGCGCAGCTCGATCGTCGTCTGCGTCTCGATACCGACCTCGCTCGCCATTGCCATCACCGCGATGAAACTGATGGGACTCACCCTCGACACGGTTTCACTGCTCGGTATGTCGCTGGTCATCGGAATATTGGTCGACGACTCGACGGTCGTGCTCGAAAACATCGAGCGCCACTTCCGCGAGCTCAAGCAGACGCCCGAAGACGCGGCCGTGAGCGGACGCGAGGAGATCGGGGCGGCCGCCGTCGTCATCACGCTGGTCGACGTCGTCGTGTTTTTCCCGATCGCGTTCATTCAGGGCCAAGTCGGCCGTCAGCTCTCCGAGTTCGGGATCGTGGTCGTGATCTCGACCCTCACGTCGCTCTTCGTGTCGTTTACGATCACGCCGACGCTCGCGGGCCTGTGGGCGCTCAAATCGCATTGGAAGCCGTGGCGGCCGATCGACTGGTTCGGTGAGCGCTTCGACGCGCTCCGCACCTGGTACACACAGCGAGCCTTGCCGTGGGGTATGGAGCACGGGAGACTGGTCGCGGTTTTTTGTTTGGCCACATTCGTGATCGCGATTTCGATGGTGGCGTTCGGGGTCGTCGGCGAAGAGTTCGTGCCCGCCACGGATCGCGGCGAGATTTACGTCCAGGTCTCTTATCCGATCGGCACGCCGCTCACAACCGTCGAAAAAGGCGTCTTTGCCTACGAGAAAAAGATCCTCTCGTACCCCGACATCTTTGCCAACACGGCGGTTGCCGGCGCCTACTCGGCGTCGTTCGGCGGTTTCGTTTCGCAGCAGAACGTCGGCCAGATACACATCTGGCTCAAGGACGACCGCAAGCATTCGACGTCGTATTGGGTTACCGAATTCCAGAAATTGGCGAAGACGACGTTTCCACCCGAAGTTTCGGCGGTCGTCGTACCGTCGACGAGTACGCGCGGCGGCAACTCCCAGCCGGTCGATTTTCTCGTGACCGACCTGACCGGCGGTGATCCGACGCCGTATGCGGTGAAGGTGCTCGACGCACTCAAAACCGTCAAGGGTGCGACGAGCGTGAATAGCAGCGGAACGGCACTGACGCCGGAGATCTCGATCGAATTCAATCGCGAGAAGGCCGAGGCGCTCGGCGTCGACGTTGGTCAGGCCGCCCAGGCAGCCGGCGCCGCCTTCGGCGGCAACGTCGCGACGCAATTCGAAACGACCTCCGGTCTCGAACAGGTGCAGGTCATCTATCCGCCGCAGGACCAGACCAATCTCGACATCCTGCGCAACGTGCCGATCCGAGCCAGTAACGGCTCCATCGTCTACCTCGGAGACATCGCGACCTTCGCGTCGACGCCGACACCGCCGCTGATGACGCGCACCGACCGCAACACGGTCATCCACATCGACTCGAACGTCGCCCCGAACTCCTCGCTCTCTGCCGTCGAAAACGCGCTCGAAAAGAAGATTCCATCGCTGCACCTGCCCCCGAACATCGTCGTCCGGCCGGCACCGCTCGGGCAACAGGACTTCATGCACCAGGTCTTGGTCGGTATCGGGACGTCGATGATCATCTCGGTCATCCTCGTCTATCTCTTGATGGTCGCGCTCTACAACAGCTATCTCTCGCCGTTCGTCATCATCTTCTCCGTGCCGGTCGCGGCGATCGGAGCGATCACCGCCCTGCTCATCACCCACAAGACGCTCAACCTGTTCTCGCTGATCGGGACAATTCTGTTGATCGGCATTGCGACCAAGAACGGCATCCTGCTCGTCGACTATGCCAACACGTTACGCGAGCGCGGCAGGGGCAAACTGGATGCGATCATGGAGAGCGCGCACACCCGGTTCCGTCCGATCATCATGACCAGCTTCTCGGTGGTCGCCGGCAACCTGCCGCTCGCACTCGCGTTGGACCCCGGCTCGGAATCGCGCTCGAGCCTGGGCATCGTCGTCATCGGCGGCGTGCTCAGTTCGCTGGTGTTGACGCTGCTGCTCATCCCGAACGTGTATATGTGGGTCGCGCCGTCCGACGAGCGGTTCCGCGAAGCCTGGCATCTGAAACAGCAGCAGAAGAGAGGCGGGGCCCCGAGCGAACCCGAACCCGCCGCGACCCATTAG